The DNA window TAATCATGGTACTTGACTGCCTAGTCCAAACTTCATGCGATAAGCTTTTATACTGTGTTCTAATAGGAATGGTTGAAACCATATGCGGCATTTTGCTTTTTGCGGGACTTTTTCGAGACATCTGATCACAGCCAATGGGGTCGGTTTTCTCAGTTTTCCAAGGAGAAGGTATTGAAACCATTATTCTGCATTGGTTCTTGGATCTTTTCAGGCACTATAGCTTGCCAATAACAGATCATTTGATAGATATTCTTTCATTCGGTCTAATTCTTTGTGAATGTGAATGTATAGCATGAGCACTAAGATGGTTTCCTTCTGTAATATGTTTCAGCTTGAGAAGCTTATTTCTGAAGGTACTTTGCACCATGATGTTATCCGTTTTCATTACTATGTTCAGTACCATCTATATATGCAAGTAAGTATTGTCTGTTGATGTTGTCATCTGAACTGCTTATAGAATCACTCTCATGCATATATATCTTTTGACATTATTTTTATTCGCTTTTTTAGTTATCAGAGGCAGCTGCATATGCAAGAAAGAAAAAGGTTATCCTGAAAGGTGATTTACCTATTGGCGTTGACAGGAATAGTGTGGATACTTGGGTATACCCCACTTTATTTCGCATGAATACCGCTACTGGAGCACCTCCTGATTATTTTGACAAGAATGGTCAAAATTGGGGTTTTCCTACATATAACTGGGAGGAGATGTCAAAGGATAATTATGGGTGGTGGCGAGCTCGTCTGACACAGGTTATTTAACATGTTAGTTGCTGTATGTCTGACGGGTCATATTTTCCTTTCTATTATTCATATCCTTTTAGCATGTTGCAGATGGCAAAGTACTTCACAGCATACAGGATAGACCACGTCTTGGGTTTCTTTAGAATATGGGAGCTTCCAGATCATGCTGCAACAGGTTTATTAGGGAAATTTAGACCTTCAATTCCTCTTAGTCAGGTAAGTTTCTGTATCTGTTGAGCAAATCAAAATGGGCCAGAGAAAACCTTCGGACTAGTTTATCTAGCTTGTCCTTGACTTTCAGGAGGAGTTTCTAAGTGAAGGATTATGGGATTTCAATAGAATGAGTCGGCCATACATTCGTCAGGAAATTCTGGAGGTTGCTCTGTTTAAAATGATCCTGTTTCAGAATCCTTCTTCAGTGAAATTTCAGGGCATAATCATGaaatttcttctttttttcccaGGAGAAGTTTGGGTCCTTTTGGACAGTCATTGCAGCCAACTTTCTAAATGAGTATCAGAAGCATTGTTATGAGGTAATGCAACAAGTCATATTCTTCATGTAGAGCATATCAGCTACTTAAGAGTGCACTGCAAATCTCACTATAAACATCTCTATTTTTTATTCCGAGTTGTGTTTACTTTTAGTGCAATTTCGTTTCTAAAATACTACCGACTTTTATCTCACATGTTTTCTATTCTGTGCTTCACTTGTATAGTTTAAAGAAGATTGCAACACAGAGAAAAAGATTATTGCAAAGATTAAAACAAGTCCTGAAAAATCACTGTGGCTAGAGAAAGAAGACAATATCCGCCGTGGTCTTTTTGATTTACTACAGGTGATTTGGTCTTCTATTGTGATTTACTTGCTTTGTTGTCGACACACTTTATTCTCCAAGTTACGACTTCTCCTGGATTAAGTACTGTTTGTTCTGCAGAATATTGTTCTTATCAGGGATCCAGAGGACTCCACAAAATTTTATCCCCGTTTCAACCTGGAAGATACTTCAAGTTTTAGGGACCTTGATGAACACAGGTAATGTTAATGGTTCTCAACTATAGTTTTTCCATTCTCCATGTTCAAGTTGAGGGGATTTGATCCAGTTGTGATTTAGTTAGTAAATTTGCTTCAGTCTACTAAATGTTGATAAAATATAGTGTGAAAGTGTAAGGGCGTTTTATTATGTTACTTTGTTATCTCCAGCTCTTTAGTACCCTGTTCCCAAGAAAATGAAATTAGTATATTAGTGTCTTTACAATAGGCATTCTCATGAAAACAAAATTAACGCACACCACCTTTTCAGCTTTGCTATTTGCTCCTATTTATGTAATGTTTTGTAACTGAGTCTGTGTTTGTGGCTTATTTCATCCTCTGATCGAACAATGTTTTACAGCAAAAATGTCCTCAGAAGATTGTACTATGACTATTATTTTGCTCGCCAAGAAAATCTCTGGCGTCAAAACGCACTGAAGACTCTGCCTGTCCTGTTGAACTCGTCGGATATGTTGGCATGTGGAGAAGATCTTGGTCTTATCCCTGCTTGTGTTCACCCTGTATGACCCCTTTTCTGGACATGCTAAGTTGCTAAATAATGTACTGATTTTTACTTACTGTTAATAAGTAACAATAAAAACTTATGTACAGGTTATGCAAGAACTTGGGTTGATTGGACTGCGTATCCAAAGAATGCCTAGTGAACCAAACACGGAATTTGGTATTCCTTCTCAATACAGCTATATGACGGTGTGTTTCTGTCCTCTACAGTATTACGCTCGGATACAGCTGAAAATATATTGAAAAGTCTATTCTGACTGAAAATAATACAGAGATTCAGAGGGTCCACGTTGGATTGATGATCAATTTTTCGCTGGGATGTTTCAGGTTTGTGCTCCCTCATGTCATGATTGCTCTACATTACGTGCTTGGTGGGAAGAAGACGAAGGAAGAAGAAGTCGTTTCTACAAGACTCTAGTTGGGAGTGATGAAGAGCCCCCATCTCGCTGCACCCCAGAAGTAGTTCACTTCATTGTTCAGCAGCATTTTGATGCTCCATCAATGTGGGCAATCTTTCCACTTCAGGTAAAGAACTTGAACTGACATCATAGATCAATTTCTCACCTGACATAAGCTGACGAGTATGCCTTGCGTTTGGCATTTATCAGGACCTTCTCGCACTGAAAGACAAGTACACCTCAAGACCAGCACCAGAGGAAACAATCAATGACCCCACTAACCCAAGGCACTATTGGAGATTCCGTAAGTCAATTTCCATTATTTTCTCCTCTTCATCAAATATGCACTATtgactttttttttgaaaaaaaaatgaagTGTCTTTGGTAGAAAAAAGGCATTTcactttttagaaaaaaaattaaGGCTATCCTTGAATGACGCTTTCTTTTAAGGAAATGCCTCCCATTCAATTTGTTGACATGATGACGATAGGCATGTTTTTGGTGTTGTACGGTTCAGTAGTCGTGATGTTAGATGAGTAGCATGATGTATCTGCTGCCCGAAACATAAACAGTTCAGCATATGTGTTTATGCTACTACCTACTTAACCATTTGATCTGGACTCATCAAGAGAGGCAGCACATCAGGCGAATTTAATATTTGGAGTCACGATACAATTCTAGCCTATCAACATTGAATTATCTAAACAATAGCTATGAGGGCAAATTTTTAGGATACCATCATTTTCATATGGACCATTGGCACAGCTTTCTAAGCTAAAGTGACATCTCTCAAGTTCCACGTGCGATTCACACTCCTGTTGTAAACTTAATCTGGAAAAGGCATTTCTTTTCCTTGGATCTAACTTCTCCCCAAAATTTTCAGGTGTCCATGTGACAATGGAGTCTCTGTTGGCTGACAAGGACATCCAAGCAACCATCAAGGACCTTGTCACAAGTAGCGGGAGATCCTTCCCTGGAAAGGTGGAAGGTGCCGACGAAAGCGGAGAGAAGCTATCTAAGGTCAAGTTGAACGGTAAAGCTTAGGAAAGGATCACAAGAGCAGAATGCGACCACGATTACAAGTAAATAGAATAAGGCGACACATTGCATTACCATGTCAGTTGGGTTTATCCGCTTATGTTGTTTCAGCTAGAAATGTCCCGTGAAGTTCTTTCGACGCATGAAATAATGAGTGTCACCTGTCAAATCAGAAGGTGAAATAATTCATCCCATTCATAAAATTGTTCTTTTCATGATCCAGCTATTTCTTATTGGTGCATTTCTGCTTCAGTCTGATTCAAATGAGCTGGCCTAATCAAGGGATATCGTTGCGTCTGTGGTGCATCACACGCGAATAAAtactttctttctttcttttctgagAATAGATTCTGCTCTGGATTTGTGTTCCGCTAGAACACTCTAGCAGGGGGGAGGCAGTTCCATTTCCTTTGTCATGGAGCACAAGAAAAAGGTCATGGCTATGGACCGGTTCTCCTTCTGCTGTTTTCCATCATGGCCTCTACTTTTTAAAGCTTGTCTATACCAAATGCCATTTTACAAAAATATTAGCAGTTGCTTGCTATTGATGTGGTCCAAAGTTTTGGTTACACCAAATGCCAATTGATAATCAAATTATCAGCAGCTGCCCTTGATCGATGCTGTGGTCCTGGTTGTGAAGGTTTCTTCCTTGATTTCAGAACTGGTTGGGCACTGTCATCTGAAAGGACAGGTTGGGCACTCGTTTCTGTCTCTGCAAGTAGCATACATTGCCCTTTGTACTATCACTGAAAAGGTAGCGAAAACTGAAGAAATGGACATGGGCACATGGCCATCTCCCTAGCTCAGATCACTCTGCATCTGGAGTCTAAAGTGGGTATCCTTTTTTCTTTTGGCTATGGGAAAGTCCAAAAGTTTTTATTTCGATCAGAAGTCTAAAGAGATCTTTGAACTTGAATGGAAATTTAAGGGGGGAGAAATGGACATGTCATTTTTTTTTTGATGAAAAAATGGACATGTCATTTGCAATCAGTAGTACAATCTGGGACATGCGTGCATCATATGCTGTCTATCTGGAAGGCTCCGAAAGGGCCTGGGCAGCTGATTAACGAAAAACAGTGACGCATAAGACTGAAACTTGAACAGGTGCATCTGCAAAATTTTAGTTTTAATAAACCACCCCCTATCGTGCAAGAGCCATCGCTTTGCCTCCTTTACGTCGCTTTACAACACCAAACCCATTCCGTAATCAGTGGTTAACTGGTTAGAATTTCCATCTCcgtttctttttttcccctttcaTTTTACTATCTTTTAGAGCAGTCCCTGAACTAAGTGATCTGACAGTTACCGACTGTCGGCTACAGTAACTGAACTTGGACCACAAAGATGAATACTATTTGGTCGTTGTTACTGCTGTAACTGAAAACGAAGATTGTTCAGTCAGCTCAAAAGGCACTGCTTGTTTGCTTTCAGGCTGGCCCTGTTTTTTGGGTGCCGAAATTCGGTGGCAACACCACCACTGAATTTGGAGTTGGACGAGGAAAGCGAGTTCCCCTTGTCTGCCACCCCTTTCTTTCTATCTCTCTGCGCTTTATTTGGGGTTGGGCAGTTGATGTTGGCATCCACTGCTTTTCTTTACTCAAAGGTGGTTAACCTTTTCTTCCATTCACTCATTCATCCAGCACATCATCATCATGTTCTTTCTAGAATGAAGAATGCTGTGATAGTCCTCAGGGTTTAGGTTGAAGGTTGCATTAACAGCAAAGTAAGTATCCTACCTCACCAACTACTAACCCGATTTCTTCCCAAGATCTATCGTGCTTTCTTGGTCAACATACACCAACCCAAAAATTGCTAAAAAAATTTGTGAAATGTCTgtacaaagaaaaaaaaacatacaCGTGTGTGTGTGCTGGGCTGCTGGCACGGCGATTTCGGCTTTGCCGTCGTCGTGTCGTGAGTTGCGATCGTGTTGAGCTGCGATGTGGCGATCGATGTCGAATGAGCTCATGGGTACCCGGAGGCGAGGCAGTCCTCCCAGAACTTCCGGTCCTCCTCctgccgctccgccgcgcgctTCGAGTCCTCCGCGGCCTCCtcctgcgcccgcgccgccgctggcaGAGGgaacgtcgcgccgccgccggccccgcccacCGCCATGTTCTGCCACCAGACGCCGCTCCCCGCCCTGTTTctttcctcctcctcgtcggcaGTGGTCTCTTGGAGGTGCTGCTGCTGGTAGCTGCTGCACTCGTCTCCCTCGACGCAGCTGCTGcacccgtcgtcgtcgtcgtcgtcgtccatcCCCTCGTAGTCGTGGCAGCACGCGGTGCCGCCGCAGGAGGAGGAGTCCTCTGCCGCCGCGGCGCGTCGCGGGTACGGGCACGGGCACGACTCCGCGACGCTCTCGGTGTCGCTGTCGTACTCCATCTCGATGCCGGCGCGGGAACGCGGGAGCAGcgcgaacggcggcggcgggtgcacGGTGGCCATGGCGGGCGAGGGCGGAGAGAGGGGAGGCTCGGACGGTACGGCGGAGCGGTGGCGACTGGCGAGAGCGACATGGGCAGGCACCCGCAGCTATTTATAGCTGACCGCGCGCCCAACTTGCCAAGCGGGCAACTAGCTGTCTAGTCGTCCAACAGTCCTGCTACAGCTGCACAAGCAGCAGAAGAAAATACTCCTATTCGCAAGAACTTAATTTGTCATGAAATAAATATCTTACGATCTTCCTCGGTTCCGTGAATTTTACTTTTTATCTAATGATTCGATTCTATTATATTGTTAGTATGATTAGTTGTGACTCAACTGCTCACTAGTGGCCTAATTAATAGTACTACACCAACTAATAGTTAATGGGTAAACCACCCATATTTCAGGTAAGGTAGTACTAGTACATTATTTAGAGGACGAATCAGGAGAAGTTTCAGACAGAGAATGCAGGACAGACAGGTTCAGAAATCAGAAGGATTAGATTCAACCTGTTCTAGAAACGCTAGCTAGCTCGAGGAAAAATAAAAGGCCACGCGTCGGCGTGTTCGATGGGGGAAAGCGCCATGAGTAGTCTCACACTTGAAAGCGTCCAAAAACATGAAGGAGACAGCACCACATGAAGCAGAAGCAGAGAAAGACGCGGTGGGGTGGGTCCCGGCCGGGCGCCTAGCTGTGCGTGCGTTCTAGAAGCGCTGACCCCCGCCGCTTCTAGAAGGAAGGCCATGCACCATTGATCTGGGGCGTCCGGCTGCGGTCGGGGTGGTCCGGTAGCCGTCCGTCTCTCCGATCCCTTTCGATCGGTAGGGAGACTGATTCTTGCTCCCCCGGCCTGATCAACTTGCATTGGGCAGGCGACGACGTACGGCTCCTCTGCGGCGTCGGTCGGCTAAGGCTGGGTTTGATTATTACAGGCTTTATTATAAAGTCTGTCATATTATATATTTGATGCTAAttagagtattaaatatagaaaATATTCGATATGACAGAATTTATTATAAACACCTAGCGAATAATGGGTTGTTTGTCAGGCCGATCGATCATGCTTTGTTTATTATTTGCGTTGCTCACCCTAGAGTACGTATACGTACGTGGAGGTTACGTTAATGTTATATTAATTGGAGGTGAGAATTAAGATCTTGAGGACTCGTAGTGATTTGACGATCGCGGCCGGACAGCCTGATGATTGGCTGAAATCATCTTGAGTTCCTTCTTCGTGTGCTCGAGGTGCATGATCGCACGACAAAGAAACGCTAATATTAGGCAGCTACTGTACCTCTCTTCGATCATTTCCCTTCTCCAAAGTAAAGTTCAAAGTCCAAACCTAGCTAGTTGCCGTGACACTTGGAACGAAAGTGGATTATTGTCAGGCCACGTGCATGGTGCGTGCAACATCGTCGACCCCCCATGTGCCACTGCGGCAGTCGCTAACCGATATATATATACACGCACGAAAAATCCGTTCTATACGCGTTTGTATATAGTATTTTGTTATAATGCATATGGGTGCATTTTGCATGGAGAATGCACACACCCTCTTAGTTGCAACTGTGATAGTTCTAGTTGCAACCGGATCAGTCTGAGTTGCAAATGGTTCGTGTCCAGTTGCAACCAGATCAGTATGAGTTGCAACTGGTTCAAGTTCAGTTGCAATCAGTTTCGTCCAGTTGCAACTGGTCTATTCTCCCAGTTGTAATCGGTGTAATCACGCGTTTGCAACTGCAGCGTGGGTGCATTTTTCACACAGAATGCATCTTGTTGTATTTTAGCCTCGtcgtgtgtatatatatataacgaGTTTTATCTATACTCGCGTGTAGCTACTCTCACCATCAGCATACTACTGTGTATATATCCGCgtactcatttatcactttaAATATGTTCACATACTAAAATACTATataaaaaatttcaaaagcatatattttttaaatatattataattataccttaTTATTTAATATATAAAAATAGTATATCCTATGTATGGTCATATACCCAACATATATACCATTATAGATGTttctagtatgatcacatacttTACGTGTATGTTTTTATTTTACGTATATGCTATTCGTTAAATCACATATGTCATACGTCATAAGGTAGACGTAACCAGAGTGTTCGGATCCCATCAATTCCTCCGATTATATATTCCCTTTGCTAGATGTCGCGGTCGACCGGCCGACGGCGTACAGCTAGCAGAACCTGCTAGCTATTCGTCGCTTTAAATTTTGCGCTCATCGTACGCTGTGACCGGCCTTCTCCAGataccatatatatatatatatatatatatatatatatatatatatctttattttctaggatctaaagtttagagatatcatatcaaaaagaatcttatcatttagaagtattaaataaagtctaattacaaaactaattgcagaaccccagtgctaattcaagagacgaatctaatgaggtatattagtccatgattagcggatgactactgtagcatcactgtagcaaattatgaattaattaggctcattaaatttgtctcgcaaattagcacccatctgtgcacaaagttttataaacagattttatttaatacttctaaatagcaagattctctttgatgtgacgggtctaaattttagagaggaggaaacgaacacacccataGTATATCTTACACGCACGTGGCCATGGATGGAGGTTAATTATATTAATTGGATGGAGTGGGAGACGTACGCCTGATCGTGGAGCGAGGATACGCCTGTGTGCTTTCTGCACGTATTGCATTGCATTGATCGAGTGTAATTTAATTACTTACCAGCCGacggcctgctgctgctgcttcagaCATCAGTACTGCTAGCTCGCTCGTCAAAGACGGTGGTACCTCTATCCTACTCCATTTTCCAAAGTCCAACTCACGCGCGgagaccgccgccggccggtgAAACAAAAAAATTAAAGCGAGGCTACCCATTAGAACTTGTGTTTGGACGAGTTACCGCTAAAGTTTAGCGTTTTCACCCATTAAATGCTTGAATCCCTTAATTTGTTTCCCACGGCATGCAAGTGGAACGAACGAAACAAAAAAGAAAGTGGAAGGCTTGACGAGAGTAGTGCAAAGGAATCGAAAATACTCCAGTGGAAATATTAAACCCAGACAGAGCTGCCCACCACGAGGCAGGAGGTGCTTATTAATTTTGCTTCCTTCACAGCCATGTGCAGCACCCATGCAGCCTAGGGCTAGCTAGCAGCGTATAGGTTAGAGAGAAACAAATCCTAGCCAGACCTTCCTTTATAGACAGATGCTGCTTTAATTTGCTCCGCCAAGATCCTCCAAAATAATTTTATCCCACTTGCTTTATTTCATGACAcgtcaaaaaataaaaaataaaaaggacTCAAATTATTGTTCGCATCAAAGCTCAACCTCGCCTAATTAAAAGCAGGATTCAGTCCATGCATCCATCCATCAACCCTTTTCTGATTGATTGGCAGAGTAACATGGATAGATCTTCAACTGTACGTCGTCTGCCTCCACATCATCATATATATTCATGCAAATTAAAGGAGATAGCTTGATCTTCCCTGCAAATATATAATTAAGTTTCCCGATTATGATGTGTCCCTCCATCTATCTCATCTTCTCAGCTGTACCTAGACCACCTTGCTTGAGTTTGAGAAGCAGATTACCTAACTGCCCGCCACTCACAGGGCATGCAGCCTGACCACATGGTGCTGATTGTCGGCTTCGTTCCAATAAGTTACTTTAATTAACCACTAATTGCAGCGTCAACAGGGCATTTGGTCTAGTGGTATGATTCTCGCTTTGGGTGCGAGAGGTCCCGAGTTCGATTCTCGGAATGCCCCTTTTTTATCATTTTTTCTGGCTATATATAACGTGTTTTGGCGCTAAGCAAATAATGACGGGATTACTAAGGACACGGCCGCTGggcttgcagaccggtcatcgTGGGCTCCTCATCTAGTTATCTCCAGAACCTGAACTGCTAGTGGCTGATGCTCTGAAGAATCCCACTGACTTGACTGACGTACGAAACTGAGCCGGTCCTGAACAGAATTGCACAGGAAATGCCTGCCTAGCCGACACACCTGCGCTCATCAGTTCGGTCAAATTGCCGGGCACAAAGCCCGTCATATGGAATTATTCTAGAATAACCGTGTTGAAATGATGCTCGCTAGGTTTTGTTTCCACGGTATATCGACTCCTTTTGCGAAAAGAAAATAATAATTCGTGATTCATAATGCAAAGTTCGGCATCTACCTTATAATACCAGAGAACGTATCCAGTTTTACCATCTCTTTAGGTATTACCGTGTTACCAAATTTAATAGCATCTATATCAGCGCATCAAAAATTTATCCAAAAATATGAATAGATAGAGCACGCAAACATCTACTATCATGCAAAGTTTGAGCTTGAACAAAAATTTGTGCAACAAGAAACAAAAAAGAGAAACTTGCACTTGAATGTGAGAGAAACTTGCACTTGAATAGTGAGAGAAACCTGCACAAAAATGATCAGGGACCTTTTTACAGCCTGATACTTTCTTCAATGAGGGAGAGTGTATGATCTGACGGAAGAAAACATGTGGACCCAAACTTAGTACTACTAATAGAAGAAACAGAAGAAGTTGCTATTACAACTGTTCACGACATTCTCGCAGAATAATAGAGTGGTTTGTTTGTCCAAAATTTAAGAGCAAAGTGTCGCAAAGAAAGCCTTCAAGTCTGAACTAGAACTTACCCGCCGGCAGCCCAACACGGACGGACTTCACCGTGGGACAAAAGTTTCTGAAGCAAATGGGACGTCTTTGTTACAGAGTACATAAGCAAAGGGCTGAAAAGAGTGTCTCCGAGGATGTGTTTGAAATACGAAAAAGTAGCAGGACTAAAGAGGAAATTCTTTTCAGAGGTCAGGCATTAGCCTGCACGCGCAGAGGACCTATTTGCAAGGAGGCAGAAGACCAAAGCGCTCAGGAAGAATCGGCGGGGACCTATCTGTAAGGGAAAACTTGGACGCCCAGGGACCGGCGCCCAAAATCTCAAAAAAATTTGGACCATTTCTCGATTTGTGCGTGTCATCCTTGCGCAGGGGCCATGCTAATCTTCTCTGTATCGTTCCAATTTTATCGGATGTCTCCGAAGAGACAACAGGGCACGCGCAAGACCGAATATAAGCTGATCTCTGCGACGTTGCGCTTCCGCGGTGGTACTAAACTTTGTTCCTCCAACTGCGCGTCCTCGCACTCGCAGCGGACCGAGCGCGTCCGCCGCACCGCAGCCAGTGCGTGGGCTGGTTTGTTTGTCAGCGGCCCAGTTAAGAGAGGTACATGGGCCTCCTTGTCCCGCTGCCATGCCCAGTGTTTGAGTTTCCTTTTTCAATTTTATCTTTTGGTCGTGTCGCTGGCGTGCGTGATGCCTCAATATCCTCTCACGCACCGTTTATTTCCCTTTT is part of the Panicum hallii strain FIL2 chromosome 2, PHallii_v3.1, whole genome shotgun sequence genome and encodes:
- the LOC112881577 gene encoding 4-alpha-glucanotransferase DPE2; the encoded protein is MASSGPTSGKKSLNTVTLLFKLPYYTQWGQSLLIAGSEPALGSWNVKQGLSLSPVHQDNELIWCGRVSVAASFTCEYKYYVVDDNKNVLRWEAGENRKLVLPEGVQEGDVIEFRDWWQDASEALFLRSAFKNVVFNATEGVKKEPQSASLNKSLDPEDIVVQFVISCPRLESGSTVVVTGSNPQLGRWQAQDGLKLSYVGDSLWKAICVLRKSEFPVKYKYCQISQAGNSSLELGPNREVDIDLSSPNQSRYVVLSDGALRDAPWRGAGVAVPVFSIRSDEDLGVGEFLDLKLLVDWAVNSGFHLVQLLPINDTSVNRMWWDSYPYSSLSVFALHPLYLRVQALSDAIPADVKEEIQQAKKQLDKKDVDYEASLSTKLSIARKIFNLEKDKVLNSSSFKQFLSENEEWLKPYAAFCFLRDFFETSDHSQWGRFSQFSKEKLEKLISEGTLHHDVIRFHYYVQYHLYMQLSEAAAYARKKKVILKGDLPIGVDRNSVDTWVYPTLFRMNTATGAPPDYFDKNGQNWGFPTYNWEEMSKDNYGWWRARLTQMAKYFTAYRIDHVLGFFRIWELPDHAATGLLGKFRPSIPLSQEEFLSEGLWDFNRMSRPYIRQEILEEKFGSFWTVIAANFLNEYQKHCYEFKEDCNTEKKIIAKIKTSPEKSLWLEKEDNIRRGLFDLLQNIVLIRDPEDSTKFYPRFNLEDTSSFRDLDEHSKNVLRRLYYDYYFARQENLWRQNALKTLPVLLNSSDMLACGEDLGLIPACVHPVMQELGLIGLRIQRMPSEPNTEFGIPSQYSYMTVCAPSCHDCSTLRAWWEEDEGRRSRFYKTLVGSDEEPPSRCTPEVVHFIVQQHFDAPSMWAIFPLQDLLALKDKYTSRPAPEETINDPTNPRHYWRFRVHVTMESLLADKDIQATIKDLVTSSGRSFPGKVEGADESGEKLSKVKLNGKA
- the LOC112882507 gene encoding uncharacterized protein LOC112882507, giving the protein MATVHPPPPFALLPRSRAGIEMEYDSDTESVAESCPCPYPRRAAAAEDSSSCGGTACCHDYEGMDDDDDDDGCSSCVEGDECSSYQQQHLQETTADEEEERNRAGSGVWWQNMAVGGAGGGATFPLPAAARAQEEAAEDSKRAAERQEEDRKFWEDCLASGYP